In Streptomyces sp. NBC_01439, the following are encoded in one genomic region:
- a CDS encoding DEAD/DEAH box helicase, producing the protein MTTTASHHLSPAFPGRAPWGTANKLRAWQQGALDRYIQNQPRDFLAVATPGAGKTTFALTLASWLLHHHVVQQVTVVAPTEHLKKQWAEAAARIGIRLDPEYSAGPLSKDYHGVAVTYAGVGVRPMLHRNRCEQRKTLVILDEIHHAGDSKSWGEACLEAFDPATRRLALTGTPFRSDTNPIPFVTYEEGNDGIRRSSADYTYGYGNALGDGVVRPVIFLSYSGNMRWRTKAGDEIAARLGEPMTKDAISQAWRTALDPRGDWMPNVLRAADQRLTEVRKGIPDAGGLVIASDQDSARAYAKLLREITGSKATVVLSDDTGASKRIDEFSEDGSRWMVAVRMVSEGVDVPRLAVGVYATTISTPLFFAQAVGRFVRSRRRGETASVFLPTIPYLLGFANEMEVERDHVLDKPKKQGEEDPYAESEKEMDEANKQEDEDTGDDEQMSFEALESDAVFDRVLYDGAEFGMQAHPGSEEEQDYLGIPGLLEPDQVQMLLQKRQSRQIAHSRRKPDADADLLELPADRRPVVSHKELLELRKSLNTMVGAYVHQSGKPHGVIHTELRRVCGGPPSAEATAGQLRERIKKVQEWATRMR; encoded by the coding sequence GTGACTACTACCGCCTCCCACCATCTCTCACCCGCCTTCCCCGGCCGTGCCCCCTGGGGTACCGCCAACAAGCTGCGTGCCTGGCAGCAGGGGGCGCTCGACCGCTACATCCAGAACCAGCCGCGGGACTTCCTCGCGGTCGCCACGCCCGGCGCCGGCAAGACCACCTTCGCGCTGACCCTCGCCTCCTGGCTGCTGCACCACCACGTCGTCCAGCAGGTGACCGTCGTCGCGCCGACCGAACACCTGAAGAAGCAGTGGGCGGAGGCGGCGGCCCGGATAGGCATCCGGCTCGACCCCGAGTACTCCGCCGGACCGCTCAGCAAGGACTACCACGGCGTCGCCGTCACCTACGCGGGTGTCGGCGTACGGCCGATGCTGCACCGCAACCGCTGTGAGCAGCGCAAGACCCTCGTCATCCTCGACGAGATCCACCACGCCGGTGACTCGAAGTCATGGGGCGAGGCCTGCCTGGAAGCCTTCGACCCGGCGACCCGGCGCCTGGCCCTGACCGGAACGCCCTTCCGGTCCGACACGAACCCGATCCCCTTCGTCACGTACGAGGAGGGGAACGACGGCATCCGACGCTCCTCCGCCGACTACACCTACGGCTACGGGAACGCGCTCGGCGACGGCGTCGTCCGGCCGGTCATCTTCCTCTCCTACAGCGGCAACATGCGCTGGCGGACCAAGGCCGGCGACGAGATCGCCGCCCGGCTCGGCGAGCCGATGACCAAGGACGCCATCTCCCAGGCCTGGCGCACGGCGCTGGACCCGCGCGGCGACTGGATGCCGAACGTGCTGCGCGCCGCCGACCAGCGGCTGACGGAGGTCAGGAAGGGCATCCCGGACGCCGGCGGCCTCGTCATCGCCTCCGACCAGGACTCGGCGCGCGCCTACGCCAAGCTGCTCCGCGAGATCACGGGCAGCAAGGCGACCGTGGTGCTCTCCGACGACACCGGCGCGTCGAAGCGGATCGACGAGTTCAGCGAGGACGGCAGCCGCTGGATGGTCGCGGTCCGGATGGTGTCCGAGGGCGTCGACGTGCCGCGCCTCGCGGTGGGCGTCTACGCCACCACGATCTCGACGCCGCTGTTCTTCGCGCAGGCCGTCGGCCGCTTCGTGCGTTCGCGCAGGCGCGGCGAGACCGCGTCCGTGTTCCTGCCGACCATTCCCTACCTCCTCGGCTTCGCCAACGAGATGGAGGTCGAGCGCGACCACGTCCTCGACAAGCCGAAGAAGCAGGGCGAGGAGGATCCGTACGCCGAGTCCGAGAAGGAGATGGACGAGGCGAACAAGCAGGAGGACGAGGACACCGGCGACGACGAGCAGATGTCCTTCGAGGCGCTGGAGTCCGACGCGGTCTTCGACCGGGTCCTCTACGACGGCGCCGAATTCGGCATGCAGGCCCACCCCGGCAGCGAGGAGGAGCAGGACTACCTCGGCATCCCCGGGCTGCTGGAGCCGGACCAGGTGCAGATGCTGCTGCAGAAGCGGCAGTCGCGGCAGATCGCGCACAGCCGGCGCAAGCCGGACGCGGACGCGGACCTGCTGGAGCTGCCGGCGGACCGGCGACCCGTGGTCTCGCACAAGGAGCTGCTGGAGCTGCGCAAGTCGCTGAACACGATGGTGGGCGCCTACGTCCACCAGAGCGGGAAGCCGCACGGGGTGATCCACACGGAGCTGCGCCGGGTGTGCGGCGGTCCGCCGAGCGCGGAGGCGACCGCGGGGCAGCTGCGCGAGCGGATCAAGAAGGTGCAGGAGTGGGCCACCCGTATGCGGTGA
- a CDS encoding IclR family transcriptional regulator, translating into MTAETSQTLDRGLRVLKLLADTDHGLTVTELSNRLGVNRTVVYRLLATLEQHALVRRDLGGRARVGLGVLRLGRQVHPLVREAALPALRSLAEDIGATAHLTLVDGTEALAVAVVEPTWTDYHVAYRAGFRHPLDRGAAGRAILAARQGSLIEPGYTLTHGELEAGASGAAAPLVGITGLEGSVGVVMLSDAVPERVGPRVVDAAREVADALR; encoded by the coding sequence GTGACCGCGGAGACCTCCCAGACTCTCGACAGAGGGCTCAGAGTCCTCAAACTGCTCGCCGACACCGACCACGGTCTGACCGTCACCGAGCTCTCCAACCGCCTCGGTGTGAACCGCACCGTGGTCTACCGGCTCCTCGCCACCCTCGAACAGCACGCCCTGGTCCGCCGCGACCTCGGCGGCCGGGCCCGGGTCGGCCTCGGAGTGCTGCGGCTGGGCCGACAGGTCCATCCGCTCGTACGCGAGGCAGCCCTGCCCGCGCTGCGGTCCCTCGCCGAGGACATAGGTGCCACCGCGCACCTGACCCTCGTCGACGGCACCGAGGCGCTCGCCGTCGCCGTCGTGGAGCCGACCTGGACGGACTACCACGTGGCCTACCGGGCCGGCTTCCGCCACCCGCTGGACCGCGGGGCCGCCGGGCGGGCCATCCTGGCAGCCCGTCAGGGCTCCCTGATCGAGCCGGGGTACACGCTGACCCACGGGGAGCTGGAAGCGGGCGCCAGTGGCGCCGCCGCGCCGCTCGTGGGCATCACCGGGCTGGAAGGCAGCGTCGGCGTCGTCATGCTGTCGGACGCGGTGCCGGAGCGGGTCGGGCCGCGGGTGGTCGACGCGGCGCGCGAGGTCGCCGACGCCCTTCGCTAG
- a CDS encoding ArsR/SmtB family transcription factor, with protein MPESRPQNRPEKPPESTPAEGREPVEPTLRMLDARALRGLAHPLRMQLLADLRRKGPATASQLAERFGESSGSTSYHLRQLAAHGFVEDAVGHGKGRERWWQAVHEGTGFDGSLIHDADPATSGAAAVFLQAVASNHTQEVSAWISEAQNRLGHWEPGADLSDFTLRLTPAQSEELIGRLHDVVNTYRDLPEAEDTRTVRIHTHVLPRSASE; from the coding sequence ATGCCCGAGAGCCGCCCCCAGAACCGTCCCGAGAAGCCTCCCGAGAGCACGCCCGCCGAAGGGCGGGAGCCCGTGGAACCCACCCTCCGCATGCTCGACGCCCGCGCCCTGCGCGGTCTCGCCCACCCCCTGCGGATGCAGCTGCTGGCCGATCTGCGCCGGAAGGGCCCGGCCACCGCTTCCCAACTCGCCGAACGCTTCGGCGAGTCCAGCGGCTCCACCAGCTACCACCTGCGCCAGCTCGCCGCGCACGGCTTCGTCGAGGACGCGGTCGGGCACGGCAAGGGTCGTGAGCGCTGGTGGCAGGCCGTGCACGAGGGCACCGGCTTCGACGGATCGCTGATCCACGACGCCGACCCGGCCACGAGCGGCGCGGCCGCGGTCTTCCTGCAGGCCGTCGCCTCGAACCACACCCAGGAGGTCTCCGCCTGGATCTCCGAGGCGCAGAACCGGCTGGGCCACTGGGAACCCGGCGCCGACCTCAGCGACTTCACCCTGCGGCTGACGCCCGCGCAGAGCGAGGAACTGATCGGCCGGCTGCACGACGTGGTCAACACCTACCGGGACCTGCCCGAGGCGGAGGACACCCGGACCGTCCGCATCCACACGCACGTCCTCCCGCGCTCCGCGTCGGAGTAG
- a CDS encoding Lrp/AsnC family transcriptional regulator: protein MGIDELDGRLIVLLAREPRIGVLEASRRLGVARGTVQARLDRLQSSGVIRGFGPQVDPTALGYPVTAFATLEIKQGQGADVRAHLNGVPEVLELHTTTGHGDMLCRLVARSNADLQRVIDRVVGFEGIVRASTAIVMENPVPLRIIPLVEQAAEDDSRTQ, encoded by the coding sequence ATGGGCATCGACGAACTCGACGGCCGGCTCATCGTCCTGCTCGCCCGGGAGCCGCGGATCGGGGTCCTGGAGGCCTCGCGGCGGCTCGGCGTGGCCCGCGGGACCGTACAGGCGCGGCTGGACCGGCTCCAGTCGAGCGGGGTCATCCGCGGGTTCGGCCCGCAGGTCGACCCGACGGCCCTCGGGTATCCGGTGACCGCGTTCGCGACGCTGGAGATCAAGCAGGGGCAGGGCGCCGACGTACGGGCGCACCTGAACGGGGTGCCGGAGGTGCTGGAGCTGCACACCACCACCGGACACGGGGACATGCTGTGCCGGTTGGTGGCCCGGTCCAATGCCGACCTCCAGCGGGTGATCGACCGCGTCGTCGGCTTCGAGGGGATCGTGCGGGCCTCGACGGCGATCGTGATGGAGAACCCCGTACCACTGCGGATCATCCCGCTGGTGGAGCAGGCGGCGGAGGACGACAGCCGGACCCAGTGA
- a CDS encoding S16 family serine protease encodes MLSRLTRLPRPAALAVCAVPVLGLFAAAAFAPLPFVVAIPGLTADVLGSDQGKPVITVTGAPVRDTKGELRMTTIRATGPSSTMRLHELIGHWFKTDQAVMPREAVYSSGGSDEEIEKHNLEEMTKSQSAATDAALGFLHKDPKDVKVELNLADVGGPSAGLLFSLGIVDKLDGDGSGGDLTGGRSVAGTGTITADGQVGAVGGVALKTQAARRDGASVFLVPKAECADALSELPEGLRLVPVTSLTDAVNSLRALNRGEPAPSC; translated from the coding sequence GTGCTCTCACGCCTCACACGTCTGCCGCGTCCCGCCGCCCTGGCCGTCTGCGCCGTGCCCGTGCTCGGGCTGTTCGCCGCCGCGGCCTTCGCGCCGCTGCCCTTCGTGGTCGCCATCCCCGGGCTTACGGCCGACGTCCTGGGCTCCGACCAGGGCAAGCCGGTCATCACGGTGACCGGCGCCCCGGTCCGGGACACCAAGGGCGAGCTGCGGATGACCACCATCCGGGCCACCGGTCCGTCCTCGACCATGAGGCTGCACGAACTCATCGGCCACTGGTTCAAGACCGATCAGGCGGTCATGCCCAGGGAGGCCGTCTACTCCTCGGGCGGAAGCGACGAGGAGATCGAGAAGCACAACCTGGAGGAGATGACCAAGTCGCAGTCGGCCGCCACCGACGCGGCCCTCGGCTTCCTCCACAAGGACCCCAAGGACGTGAAGGTCGAGCTCAACCTCGCCGACGTCGGCGGCCCGAGCGCCGGGCTCCTCTTCTCCCTCGGCATCGTCGACAAGCTCGACGGTGACGGCAGCGGAGGCGATCTCACCGGCGGTCGCAGCGTCGCCGGTACGGGCACCATCACCGCCGACGGTCAGGTCGGCGCGGTCGGCGGGGTGGCCCTGAAGACCCAGGCCGCGCGGCGCGACGGCGCGAGCGTGTTCCTCGTACCGAAGGCTGAGTGCGCGGACGCCCTGTCGGAGCTCCCCGAGGGGCTGCGGCTGGTACCCGTCACTTCGCTGACGGATGCGGTGAACTCGCTTCGCGCGCTGAACCGGGGAGAGCCGGCTCCGTCCTGCTGA
- the hppD gene encoding 4-hydroxyphenylpyruvate dioxygenase, whose protein sequence is MTESLNLETTPHTAREADPFPVKGMDAVVFAVGNAKQAAHYYSTAFGMKLVAYSGPETGSRETASYVLTNGSARFVLTSVIKATTDHGRFLAEHVTEHGDGVIDLAIEVPDVRAAYAYAVEQGARGLDEPYEVKDENGTVVLAAIATYGQTRHTLVERRDYTGPYLPGYEAVDPMVEPPAKRTFQAIDHCVGNVELGRMNEWVAFYNKVMGFTNMKEFVGDDIATEYSALMSKVVADGTKKVKFPINEPAIAKKKSQIDEYLEFYNGPGVQHIALASNDIVSTVRSMRAAGVQFLSVPDTYYDTLGEWVGDTRVPIDELRELKILADRDEDGYLLQIFTKPVQDRPTVFFEIIERHGSMGFGKGNFKALFEAIEREQDKRGNL, encoded by the coding sequence ATGACTGAGTCCCTGAACCTCGAAACCACTCCGCACACCGCGCGTGAGGCCGACCCCTTCCCGGTGAAGGGCATGGACGCGGTCGTCTTCGCCGTCGGCAACGCCAAGCAGGCCGCGCACTACTACTCGACCGCCTTCGGCATGAAGCTCGTGGCCTACTCCGGACCGGAGACCGGCTCCCGCGAGACGGCCAGCTACGTCCTGACCAACGGCTCCGCGCGCTTCGTGCTGACCTCGGTCATCAAGGCGACGACCGACCACGGCCGCTTCCTCGCCGAGCACGTCACCGAGCACGGCGACGGCGTGATCGACCTCGCCATCGAGGTCCCGGACGTCCGTGCGGCGTACGCGTACGCCGTCGAGCAGGGCGCCCGCGGGCTGGACGAGCCGTACGAGGTCAAGGACGAGAACGGCACGGTCGTGCTGGCCGCGATCGCGACCTACGGCCAGACCCGCCACACGCTGGTCGAGCGCCGCGACTACACCGGCCCCTACCTGCCGGGCTACGAGGCCGTCGACCCGATGGTCGAGCCCCCGGCCAAGCGCACCTTCCAGGCCATCGACCACTGCGTCGGCAACGTCGAGCTCGGCCGGATGAACGAGTGGGTCGCGTTCTACAACAAGGTCATGGGCTTCACGAACATGAAGGAGTTCGTGGGCGACGACATCGCGACCGAGTACTCGGCGCTGATGTCCAAGGTGGTCGCGGACGGCACCAAGAAGGTCAAGTTCCCGATCAACGAGCCGGCGATCGCGAAGAAGAAGTCGCAGATCGACGAGTACCTGGAGTTCTACAACGGCCCCGGTGTCCAGCACATCGCGCTGGCCTCGAACGACATCGTCTCCACCGTCCGCTCGATGCGCGCGGCGGGCGTCCAGTTCCTGTCCGTCCCGGACACCTACTACGACACCCTCGGCGAGTGGGTCGGCGACACCCGGGTGCCGATCGACGAGCTGCGCGAACTGAAGATCCTGGCCGACCGCGACGAGGACGGCTACCTGCTGCAGATCTTCACCAAGCCGGTGCAGGACCGCCCGACGGTCTTCTTCGAGATCATCGAGCGGCACGGTTCGATGGGCTTCGGCAAGGGCAACTTCAAGGCCCTGTTCGAGGCGATCGAGCGCGAGCAGGACAAGCGCGGCAACCTCTAG
- a CDS encoding tetratricopeptide repeat protein, giving the protein MDRIDEESQTPAPPVTFTGRKTLVAAAVAVVLIAGALLIRPARTADDARPPEPGDRAASALGMGAPASAVDLAALVADREKWLAAHPDDDASWAVLGSAYLEQARRTADSGWFPKAEKALKRSLEGRPAEKGNFDAMTGMGALANARRDYGTARKWGELVRAQAPKRWTAYPVLVDAYTGLGDYKGAQKAMELLLDMRPGLAAYVRASQVYRDRGWREDAVVAMEHAAGAAKAPAEKAYALFRLGELSWERGDAAEALRQYEGALRTDPAQAEALGGRARALAALGRGGEAVRDYRLALGRSALPQLARELGELLDALGRGPEARAQYGALTTMVARDSRNGVDDVVLLGLYEADHGDATAAVRRLSQEWSRHKSVQVADALGWALHQTGEDAAALEYAKKATEPGLRSADFAFHRAMIERGLGDEEAARRHFQEAMRTNPHFSPLRAPVAKEALASIAQPPAGGPENVRPTAPWVEPELPKAEKPTSTPTPTPTPTPAPKPTGR; this is encoded by the coding sequence ATGGACCGTATCGACGAGGAATCGCAGACGCCGGCGCCGCCCGTGACCTTCACCGGCCGCAAGACGCTCGTGGCGGCCGCGGTCGCCGTGGTCCTGATCGCCGGTGCCCTGCTGATCCGGCCCGCCCGGACCGCTGACGACGCCCGTCCGCCGGAGCCGGGCGATCGTGCCGCGTCGGCGTTGGGCATGGGGGCGCCCGCGTCGGCGGTGGACTTGGCGGCGCTGGTGGCGGACCGGGAGAAGTGGCTCGCGGCGCATCCGGACGATGACGCCTCGTGGGCCGTGCTCGGCTCCGCGTACCTCGAACAGGCGCGACGGACGGCCGATTCCGGCTGGTTCCCGAAGGCGGAGAAGGCCCTGAAGCGCTCGTTGGAGGGCCGTCCGGCCGAGAAGGGCAACTTCGACGCGATGACGGGCATGGGCGCGCTGGCCAATGCCCGGCGGGACTACGGGACGGCCCGCAAGTGGGGTGAGCTCGTACGGGCGCAGGCGCCCAAGCGGTGGACGGCCTACCCGGTGCTGGTGGACGCGTACACCGGGCTCGGCGACTACAAGGGCGCGCAGAAGGCGATGGAGCTGCTGCTGGACATGCGGCCGGGACTGGCCGCGTACGTCAGGGCCTCGCAGGTCTACCGGGACCGCGGCTGGCGCGAGGACGCGGTGGTGGCGATGGAGCACGCGGCGGGTGCCGCGAAGGCCCCGGCGGAGAAGGCGTACGCGTTGTTCCGTCTCGGGGAACTGTCGTGGGAGCGGGGCGACGCGGCCGAGGCGCTGCGGCAGTACGAGGGCGCGCTGCGGACGGATCCGGCGCAGGCGGAGGCCCTCGGTGGCCGGGCCCGTGCGCTGGCCGCGCTGGGGCGCGGCGGCGAGGCGGTACGGGACTACCGGCTGGCGCTGGGCCGGTCGGCGCTGCCGCAGCTGGCGCGGGAGCTCGGCGAGCTGCTGGACGCGCTGGGCCGGGGACCGGAGGCGCGCGCCCAGTACGGGGCGCTGACCACGATGGTGGCCCGGGACAGCCGCAACGGGGTCGACGACGTGGTGCTCCTCGGTCTGTACGAGGCGGACCACGGCGATGCGACGGCGGCGGTGCGGCGCCTGTCGCAGGAGTGGTCGCGGCACAAGAGCGTGCAGGTCGCGGACGCGCTGGGGTGGGCGCTGCACCAGACCGGCGAGGACGCGGCGGCGCTGGAGTACGCGAAGAAGGCCACGGAGCCGGGGCTGCGCAGCGCCGACTTCGCCTTCCACCGGGCGATGATCGAACGCGGCCTGGGTGACGAGGAGGCGGCCCGCCGCCACTTCCAGGAGGCCATGCGGACGAACCCGCACTTCTCACCGCTGCGCGCGCCGGTGGCGAAGGAGGCCCTGGCATCGATCGCGCAGCCGCCGGCGGGGGGTCCGGAGAACGTCCGGCCGACCGCTCCGTGGGTGGAGCCGGAGCTCCCGAAGGCGGAGAAGCCGACGTCGACCCCGACCCCGACCCCGACCCCGACGCCCGCGCCGAAGCCGACGGGGCGCTGA
- a CDS encoding type II toxin-antitoxin system death-on-curing family toxin — protein MSAPTAPVRHLTLAEVLDLARHACLAQDQPVELRAPGLLESAVHRPRARMFGTPAYEDPYEQAAALLHGIATNHPLVDGNKRTAWLAAATFLAVNGVDPGGVDQEVAHALVIDVAAGHESDVARIAARLRALVVPPM, from the coding sequence ATGAGCGCGCCCACGGCTCCGGTGCGCCACCTCACGCTCGCCGAGGTCCTCGACCTGGCCCGGCACGCCTGCCTGGCCCAGGACCAGCCGGTCGAACTGCGCGCCCCCGGACTCCTGGAGTCGGCGGTGCACCGGCCGCGGGCCCGCATGTTCGGGACCCCCGCCTACGAGGACCCGTACGAGCAGGCCGCCGCGCTGCTCCACGGCATCGCGACCAACCACCCCCTGGTGGACGGGAACAAGCGCACCGCCTGGCTCGCCGCGGCGACCTTCCTCGCCGTGAACGGGGTCGATCCGGGTGGCGTGGACCAGGAGGTCGCCCACGCGCTGGTCATCGACGTGGCCGCCGGTCACGAGAGCGATGTCGCGCGGATCGCGGCCCGGCTGCGGGCACTGGTCGTCCCGCCGATGTGA
- a CDS encoding IS701 family transposase, translated as MTPEEIAAVRGELEDFAAEVFEPFARKDQRRWGRVYLRGLLTDGQRKSVEPMAARLGEDGNRQALAHFITTSPWDPAHVRARLAWSMEKAIRPTVLIFDDTGFLKDGNASACVSRQYTGTAGKVTNCQVGVSLHLASDHASVAVNWRLFQPEAWDPASPKADPAKVARRTACGIPDDTGHVEKWQLALDMLDETRSWGIEVPLAVADAGYGDAAAFRHGLQARGLNYMVGISTTLSAQPGEAVPVTEPYSGNGRPPVAKYPDKPQSVKQLVIAAGRKTAKPVQWREGSRPGTGRSGFKRMYSRFVALRIRPAGREVRHTVEGPELPACWLLAEWPADQGEPVQFWLSDLPADTPLTTLVRLAKLRWRIEHDYREMKQALGLAHFEGRTWNGWHHHVTLVSVAHAFCTLQRLARAPKDMAPA; from the coding sequence GTGACGCCGGAGGAAATTGCAGCTGTACGTGGCGAGTTGGAGGACTTCGCGGCGGAGGTTTTCGAGCCGTTCGCGCGTAAGGATCAGCGTCGGTGGGGGCGGGTTTACCTGCGGGGCCTGCTCACGGACGGGCAGCGCAAGTCGGTCGAGCCGATGGCCGCCCGGCTGGGCGAGGACGGGAACCGTCAGGCCCTGGCCCACTTCATCACCACCAGCCCGTGGGACCCCGCGCATGTGCGGGCCCGGCTGGCCTGGAGCATGGAGAAGGCGATCCGGCCCACCGTGCTGATCTTCGATGACACCGGCTTCCTCAAGGACGGCAATGCCTCGGCGTGTGTCTCGCGGCAGTACACCGGCACTGCGGGCAAGGTCACCAACTGCCAGGTGGGCGTCTCCCTGCACCTGGCCTCGGACCACGCCTCGGTGGCGGTCAACTGGCGGCTGTTCCAGCCCGAGGCCTGGGACCCCGCCTCGCCGAAGGCGGACCCGGCCAAGGTCGCCCGCCGCACCGCCTGCGGCATTCCCGACGACACCGGGCATGTGGAGAAATGGCAGCTGGCCCTGGACATGCTGGATGAGACCCGCTCGTGGGGCATCGAGGTGCCGCTGGCCGTCGCGGACGCCGGATACGGAGACGCGGCGGCATTCCGGCACGGCCTGCAGGCCCGCGGCCTCAACTACATGGTGGGGATCTCCACCACCCTCTCGGCCCAGCCCGGCGAAGCCGTGCCGGTGACCGAGCCCTACTCCGGGAACGGACGGCCACCCGTGGCGAAGTACCCGGACAAGCCGCAGTCGGTGAAACAGCTGGTCATCGCGGCCGGCCGGAAGACGGCGAAGCCAGTGCAATGGCGTGAGGGCTCCCGGCCCGGCACCGGCCGCAGCGGCTTCAAGCGGATGTACTCGCGGTTCGTGGCCTTGCGGATCCGGCCTGCCGGTCGCGAGGTCCGCCACACGGTCGAGGGCCCGGAACTGCCCGCATGCTGGCTGCTGGCCGAGTGGCCGGCCGACCAGGGCGAACCCGTTCAGTTCTGGCTCTCCGACCTGCCCGCCGACACCCCGCTGACCACCCTGGTCCGCCTGGCCAAGCTCCGCTGGCGCATCGAGCACGACTACCGCGAGATGAAACAGGCCCTGGGACTTGCCCACTTCGAGGGACGCACCTGGAACGGATGGCACCACCACGTCACCCTCGTATCCGTCGCCCACGCCTTCTGCACCCTGCAACGACTGGCCAGAGCCCCAAAAGACATGGCGCCGGCCTGA
- a CDS encoding MFS transporter, whose translation MSRRPLVGVLAANTISIAGSSLTLIGVPWFVLQTTGSAGRAGVVAFCATLPVIVAALVGGPVIDRIGRRRVSVASDLISGLSVGAIPLLHYAGVLEFWMLCALMAVGGLVHTPGLTARAVLLPNLAEHAGTTITRAASVYDAVFRGARMIGAAVAGLLIAAFGAETVLLLDAATFGASALLVAVFLRGVPAAEPHRTIGKVSFTAYRAELAEGWAFMTRTRLLLGVTVMVMMTNGLDQGWSAVLLPVHGRETLGGATTIGLMISLFGGFALLGALLYGMWGERFPRRAVFTAAFLLSGATRYVVAALTDTTLPLAVTMALAGLGMGMLNPILTTVMYEQVPEALRSRVSGVATAGCELTMPMGGLAAGLLVDGFGVTTALLLFGGTYLLTTLSPMVFPAWRGLDRGPAVSRTEPALPGSAREASSPHPSAK comes from the coding sequence ATGAGCCGGCGCCCGCTGGTCGGCGTACTGGCCGCCAACACCATTTCCATTGCTGGTAGTTCACTCACCCTCATCGGCGTCCCGTGGTTCGTGCTCCAGACCACGGGCAGTGCCGGCCGGGCCGGGGTCGTCGCCTTCTGCGCCACCCTGCCCGTCATCGTGGCCGCCCTGGTCGGCGGACCGGTCATCGACCGGATCGGCCGCCGCCGCGTCTCCGTCGCCTCGGACCTGATCAGCGGCCTGTCGGTCGGCGCGATCCCGCTGCTGCACTACGCGGGCGTGCTGGAGTTCTGGATGCTGTGCGCGCTGATGGCCGTCGGCGGCCTCGTGCACACCCCGGGCCTGACCGCCCGCGCCGTGCTCCTGCCGAACCTCGCCGAACACGCCGGCACCACCATCACCCGGGCCGCCAGCGTCTACGATGCGGTCTTTCGCGGCGCCCGGATGATCGGGGCCGCGGTGGCCGGGCTGCTCATCGCGGCGTTCGGCGCCGAGACCGTGCTGCTGCTGGACGCGGCGACCTTCGGGGCGTCGGCGCTCCTGGTCGCCGTCTTCCTGCGCGGAGTCCCGGCCGCCGAACCGCACCGCACGATCGGAAAGGTGTCCTTCACGGCCTACCGCGCCGAACTCGCTGAAGGTTGGGCCTTCATGACCCGTACCCGGCTGCTGCTGGGCGTCACGGTGATGGTGATGATGACCAACGGGCTGGACCAGGGCTGGTCCGCGGTCCTGCTGCCGGTCCACGGCCGGGAGACCCTCGGCGGCGCCACCACGATCGGCTTGATGATCTCCCTCTTCGGAGGCTTCGCCCTGCTGGGCGCCCTGCTCTACGGAATGTGGGGCGAGCGCTTCCCGCGCCGCGCGGTGTTCACGGCGGCCTTCCTGCTCTCCGGGGCGACCCGGTACGTGGTGGCCGCCCTCACGGACACGACCCTGCCGCTCGCGGTGACGATGGCCCTGGCCGGCCTGGGCATGGGCATGCTCAACCCGATCCTGACCACCGTCATGTACGAGCAGGTGCCGGAGGCGCTGCGCAGTCGCGTCTCGGGCGTGGCCACGGCGGGCTGCGAGCTGACCATGCCGATGGGCGGACTCGCCGCCGGTCTGCTGGTCGACGGGTTCGGGGTGACGACGGCGCTGCTGCTGTTCGGCGGCACGTACCTGCTGACGACGCTCTCCCCGATGGTCTTCCCGGCCTGGCGCGGACTGGACCGCGGGCCGGCCGTCAGCAGGACGGAGCCGGCTCTCCCCGGTTCAGCGCGCGAAGCGAGTTCACCGCATCCGTCAGCGAAGTGA